Proteins encoded by one window of Chroococcidiopsis sp. TS-821:
- the infC gene encoding translation initiation factor IF-3 codes for MIDKRKNRDLTLTNEQIRFPKIRVIDTDGAQLGLLSPREALQIAEEKELDLVLLSDKADPPVCRIMDYGKYKFEQEKKAREARKKQHTADVKEVKMRYKIEEHDYQVRVNQAQRFLKEGDKVKATVMFRGREIQHSDLAETLLKRMATDLEQVGEVQQAPKKEGKNMMMLIAPKK; via the coding sequence GTGATTGACAAAAGAAAAAATCGCGATCTTACCTTAACTAACGAACAAATTCGCTTTCCTAAAATTCGGGTCATTGACACCGATGGCGCACAACTTGGGCTGCTTTCGCCACGCGAAGCTTTGCAGATAGCCGAAGAAAAAGAACTCGATCTCGTTCTTCTCAGTGACAAAGCCGATCCTCCTGTTTGCCGGATCATGGACTACGGCAAGTACAAATTCGAACAAGAGAAAAAAGCGCGAGAAGCTCGTAAGAAGCAGCACACGGCTGACGTCAAAGAAGTGAAAATGCGCTACAAAATTGAAGAGCACGACTACCAAGTTCGTGTTAACCAAGCGCAACGGTTCCTCAAAGAGGGGGATAAGGTAAAAGCAACCGTGATGTTTCGAGGTCGCGAAATTCAACACAGTGACCTAGCTGAAACACTCCTCAAACGAATGGCTACAGACTTAGAGCAAGTGGGAGAGGTTCAGCAAGCGCCGAAAAAAGAAGGCAAAAATATGATGATGCTGATAGCACCGAAGAAGTAG
- a CDS encoding heavy-metal-associated domain-containing protein, whose translation MALKLNVPSIVCDGCAQTITESIKTMEPDAQINVDVQAKTVTVESKASEETIKQAIVAVGHTVEGYQAG comes from the coding sequence ATGGCTTTGAAACTCAACGTTCCAAGTATTGTCTGTGATGGTTGTGCGCAAACGATTACCGAATCAATCAAGACAATGGAACCCGATGCACAAATCAATGTCGACGTGCAAGCAAAAACTGTGACAGTAGAATCTAAAGCTTCCGAAGAAACGATCAAACAAGCGATCGTTGCTGTGGGTCACACTGTTGAAGGTTATCAAGCAGGTTAA
- the alaS gene encoding alanine--tRNA ligase: MFSPQYLSGNEIRQKFLDFYAQRGHTVLPSASLVPEDPTVLLTIAGMLPFKPIFLGQRLPEFKRATTSQKCIRTNDIENVGRTKRHHTFFEMLGNFSFGDYFKEQAIAWGWEISTEVFGLPAERLVVSVFEEDDEAYAIWRDKIGVPETRIKRMGEEDNFWASGPTGPCGPCSEIYYDFHPERGDDIDLEDDTRFIEFYNLVFMQYNRDAEGHLTPLQSKNIDTGMGLERMAQILQAVPNNYETDLIFPIIKTAAEIAGINYAQSDEATQVSLKVIGDHVRAVVHMIADEIHASNVGRGYVLRRLIRRIVRHGRLIGIEGEFITQVAETAIALAESAYPEVRQQEDAIKAELQREESRFLKTLARGEDLLSEIIEKVKQQGKTQIDGRDAFTLYDTYGFPLELTQEIAAEHNLTVDEAGYTAAMSEQQTRSQEAHETIDLTVQGSLDKLAEEIKVTEFVGYTQFSSSAVVEAILINGEPVESAEAGSDVQVVLDTTPFYAESGGQIGDRGYISSDDTLVEVADVQRESDFYLHIGRVVRGKLRVGDKINAQIDSACRRRVQAHHTATHLLQAALKKIVDDSISQAGSLVAFDRLRFDFNCPRALTPEEVQKVEEQVNDWIAWAVPAEVAIMPLAEAKAKGAIAMFGEKYGEQVRVLDFPGVSMELCGGTHVSNTAEIGVFKIISESGVASGVRRIEAVAGSAVLDYLNVRDKVVRELSDRFKAKPEELSDRITALQNELKNAQKQLESLKAELAIAKSDTLLSSAETVGDYQILVAQLEGVDPEALKTAAERLSQKLSNGAVVLGSIPEAGKVSLVAAFSKQVNNKGLQAGKFIGGIAKICGGGGGGRPNLAQAGGRDPSKLPEALESAREQLRLVLSK, from the coding sequence ATGTTTTCTCCCCAGTATCTCAGCGGTAACGAAATTCGGCAAAAATTCCTTGATTTTTACGCACAACGAGGACACACTGTTTTGCCTAGTGCTTCCTTAGTACCTGAAGACCCCACCGTGCTGCTGACGATCGCGGGAATGCTACCATTTAAACCGATTTTCCTCGGACAGCGATTGCCCGAATTTAAACGCGCTACAACGTCGCAAAAGTGCATCCGCACTAATGATATCGAAAATGTCGGACGCACCAAACGGCATCATACTTTCTTTGAGATGCTAGGGAATTTTAGCTTTGGCGACTACTTTAAAGAACAAGCGATCGCCTGGGGTTGGGAAATTTCTACCGAAGTATTTGGCTTACCTGCTGAACGTCTCGTCGTTAGCGTGTTTGAAGAAGACGACGAAGCTTATGCAATTTGGCGCGACAAAATTGGCGTTCCGGAGACTCGTATCAAACGCATGGGTGAAGAGGATAACTTCTGGGCATCAGGTCCTACAGGACCGTGCGGTCCGTGTTCGGAAATATACTACGATTTTCACCCAGAACGCGGAGATGATATTGATTTAGAAGATGACACGCGGTTTATCGAGTTTTATAACTTGGTGTTCATGCAATATAACCGCGATGCCGAAGGTCATTTGACACCGCTACAAAGCAAAAATATTGACACCGGAATGGGTTTGGAGCGCATGGCGCAGATTTTGCAAGCCGTTCCAAACAACTACGAAACCGATTTAATTTTTCCCATCATCAAAACCGCCGCAGAAATTGCCGGAATTAATTATGCTCAAAGCGATGAAGCAACTCAAGTATCGCTTAAGGTGATTGGCGATCACGTGCGGGCAGTTGTGCATATGATTGCCGATGAGATTCATGCTTCTAATGTCGGACGCGGTTACGTTCTGCGGCGCTTGATTCGCCGGATTGTGCGTCACGGAAGATTAATTGGTATCGAAGGCGAATTTATAACGCAAGTTGCAGAAACAGCGATCGCGCTTGCCGAATCCGCTTATCCGGAAGTTCGTCAGCAAGAAGATGCAATCAAAGCCGAATTGCAACGTGAAGAATCGCGGTTTTTGAAGACACTGGCACGCGGTGAAGATTTGCTATCAGAAATCATCGAAAAAGTCAAGCAGCAAGGAAAAACGCAAATTGACGGGCGCGATGCATTTACTTTATACGATACTTATGGCTTTCCGCTCGAACTCACGCAAGAAATTGCCGCAGAACACAATCTCACCGTCGATGAAGCTGGTTACACAGCCGCAATGAGCGAACAACAAACGCGATCGCAAGAAGCGCACGAAACGATTGATTTAACCGTTCAAGGTTCGCTCGACAAACTTGCAGAAGAAATTAAAGTGACTGAGTTTGTCGGTTATACACAATTTTCTAGTTCAGCAGTTGTCGAAGCGATTTTAATTAACGGGGAACCGGTAGAATCCGCAGAAGCTGGCAGTGATGTTCAAGTGGTTCTAGATACAACGCCATTTTATGCAGAATCAGGAGGACAAATCGGCGATCGCGGTTATATTAGTAGCGACGATACCTTAGTAGAAGTTGCAGATGTACAGCGCGAGTCTGACTTTTATCTTCACATCGGGCGCGTTGTGCGAGGGAAACTGCGTGTCGGCGATAAAATAAACGCGCAAATCGATAGTGCGTGTCGCCGTCGCGTGCAAGCACATCATACCGCAACGCATTTGTTGCAAGCCGCATTAAAGAAAATCGTTGATGACTCGATTTCGCAAGCTGGTTCGTTGGTAGCGTTCGATCGCCTGCGGTTCGATTTTAACTGTCCGCGAGCGCTTACACCAGAAGAAGTACAAAAAGTCGAAGAACAAGTAAATGATTGGATTGCTTGGGCAGTACCAGCTGAGGTGGCAATTATGCCATTAGCTGAAGCCAAAGCCAAGGGTGCGATCGCCATGTTTGGGGAGAAATACGGCGAACAAGTCCGCGTTTTAGATTTTCCTGGCGTGTCGATGGAATTATGTGGTGGAACGCACGTTAGTAACACTGCCGAAATTGGCGTATTTAAAATTATTTCAGAATCAGGCGTTGCGTCTGGAGTACGCCGCATCGAAGCAGTAGCAGGTTCAGCTGTATTGGATTACTTGAATGTCCGCGATAAAGTCGTCCGCGAACTGAGCGATCGCTTTAAAGCCAAACCCGAAGAACTCAGCGATCGCATCACTGCATTACAAAACGAACTCAAGAACGCGCAAAAACAACTCGAAAGCCTCAAAGCGGAACTGGCGATCGCCAAATCCGACACATTGCTATCGTCAGCTGAAACGGTAGGCGACTATCAAATTTTAGTTGCGCAACTTGAAGGAGTCGATCCTGAAGCGCTGAAAACGGCTGCTGAACGGCTGTCACAGAAACTCAGTAACGGTGCAGTGGTTTTAGGTTCAATTCCCGAAGCCGGAAAAGTCAGTTTAGTTGCTGCATTCAGTAAGCAGGTAAACAATAAAGGCTTGCAAGCAGGGAAATTCATTGGAGGAATCGCCAAAATCTGCGGTGGTGGCGGTGGTGGACGTCCAAACCTCGCCCAAGCTGGAGGACGCGATCCGAGTAAACTCCCCGAAGCTTTAGAAAGCGCCCGCGAACAACTGCGTTTAGTTTTGAGTAAATAA